One window of the Candidatus Jettenia sp. genome contains the following:
- a CDS encoding EamA family transporter, protein MEAFFLALLTAFIWGFVPFLEKIGLSSVEPTTAYLVRCSGVLIGMVIAISYTPDFSSFGKMGIKSISFLVLAGILAGFVAQVVFYKALKIGELSRIIPVTSCYPLFTFILGWVFLGEEVTLSKVIGMLLILAGLFLLK, encoded by the coding sequence ATGGAAGCATTTTTCCTTGCCCTGCTTACTGCCTTTATTTGGGGATTTGTGCCCTTTTTAGAAAAGATTGGGCTCTCATCTGTTGAGCCTACAACCGCATATCTGGTAAGGTGTTCAGGCGTCCTTATCGGGATGGTAATCGCTATCTCGTATACCCCTGACTTTTCATCGTTTGGGAAGATGGGGATTAAATCCATTTCCTTCCTCGTCCTTGCCGGCATTCTGGCAGGATTTGTAGCACAAGTAGTATTTTATAAAGCGCTTAAGATAGGTGAACTATCGAGGATCATCCCTGTCACCAGTTGTTACCCTTTGTTCACCTTCATTTTGGGTTGGGTATTTCTTGGAGAAGAAGTTACCCTCTCAAAGGTTATAGGGATGCTCCTTATCCTGGCAGGACTCTTTCTCCTCAAATAA
- a CDS encoding pyridoxal phosphate-dependent aminotransferase, producing the protein MSISNKVKEGLAASSWVVKIFEGHSQGISGEKEVYDFRLGNPQIEPPAEFVEELKKIANNPFPGMHGYSALAGHIQTREAIAKTLSKERGLPFTTHHIIMTSGGAGALNIILKAILNHEDEVIVLTPLYLEYPYYIDNHGGVCCGVETNADFTLNIDSIDEKITPRTKAIIINSPNNPTGMIYSEESLKSVARILGEKSREYGKNIFLIYDAAYQDIVYDSNELPDIFNIYSNTIFAASYSKPLSIPGERIGYVAVHPEINNSRELIEALTFANRVLGYLSAPVLMQHVVANLQGVHVARAEYQERRDMFCNALQDFGYSFIRPMGAYYIFPKTPGDDLVFAQELAKEGILVLPGKSFGRSGYIRIAFCVKKETIKKSLPVFKRVIDRYAVR; encoded by the coding sequence ATGTCAATATCTAACAAGGTAAAAGAAGGACTAGCCGCTTCATCCTGGGTTGTGAAGATATTTGAGGGTCACTCCCAGGGTATTTCGGGAGAGAAAGAGGTTTATGATTTTCGGCTGGGAAACCCACAGATAGAACCTCCGGCAGAGTTTGTTGAGGAATTGAAGAAGATTGCAAATAATCCCTTTCCAGGGATGCATGGTTATTCAGCTCTGGCAGGACATATTCAGACACGGGAGGCCATAGCAAAAACGCTATCAAAAGAAAGAGGACTGCCTTTCACTACGCACCATATAATTATGACCTCTGGCGGCGCCGGTGCATTGAATATTATCCTGAAGGCAATTCTGAATCATGAGGATGAAGTTATTGTTCTGACACCTCTTTATTTGGAATATCCCTATTATATAGATAACCATGGTGGGGTTTGTTGTGGAGTTGAAACAAATGCAGACTTCACATTAAACATTGATAGCATAGATGAAAAGATAACTCCCCGCACTAAGGCAATTATCATAAACTCTCCGAATAATCCGACCGGGATGATTTACTCTGAAGAAAGTTTGAAATCTGTCGCAAGGATTTTGGGCGAGAAAAGTCGGGAATATGGAAAAAATATCTTTTTGATTTATGATGCTGCGTATCAGGACATCGTTTACGATAGCAATGAGCTCCCTGACATCTTTAACATCTACTCGAATACCATCTTTGCCGCTTCGTATTCCAAACCGCTTTCGATTCCAGGGGAAAGGATAGGCTATGTGGCAGTTCATCCTGAGATAAACAATTCCAGAGAACTTATCGAGGCATTGACATTTGCGAATCGGGTTCTTGGATATCTGAGCGCCCCTGTCCTTATGCAGCACGTTGTTGCAAATCTTCAGGGTGTTCATGTTGCTAGGGCGGAATATCAGGAAAGAAGGGATATGTTCTGTAATGCCTTGCAGGATTTTGGTTATTCATTTATACGGCCTATGGGGGCTTATTATATCTTCCCAAAAACTCCCGGAGACGATCTCGTATTTGCTCAAGAACTGGCTAAAGAAGGGATACTGGTGCTTCCTGGGAAAAGCTTTGGAAGAAGTGGATATATCAGAATAGCCTTTTGTGTAAAAAAAGAAACCATAAAAAAATCGCTTCCGGTGTTTAAAAGGGTAATAGACCGCTACGCTGTAAGATGA
- a CDS encoding ABC transporter ATP-binding protein — MQDQNIVSLDKIYKIYSMGEVKVMALNGVSLTMKKGEFVAIMGASGSGKSTLMHVIGCLDSPTSGNYYLEGVNISKFSKNELAEIRNKKLGFVFQSFNLLSRTTVIENIELPLIYSKKISKVDRDRIYQIMKTLGLDGFDEHYPNQLSGGQQQRVAIARAIINNPTLLLADEPTGNLDSATSMDVMRVLQDLNQKWGITIILVTHENDIAGYARRIIVLKDGKVLSDTSPQTSVRPVS; from the coding sequence ATGCAAGATCAGAATATCGTATCATTAGATAAGATTTACAAAATATACAGTATGGGAGAAGTCAAGGTTATGGCATTGAACGGGGTTTCTCTCACTATGAAAAAGGGAGAATTTGTAGCCATTATGGGGGCCTCCGGTTCAGGTAAGTCTACCCTGATGCATGTCATAGGGTGTCTTGATAGCCCCACGTCCGGGAATTACTATTTGGAGGGAGTTAATATCTCCAAATTTTCAAAAAATGAATTAGCTGAAATCCGCAATAAGAAACTAGGATTTGTGTTCCAGAGTTTTAATCTCTTGAGTCGGACTACCGTAATAGAAAACATTGAATTACCGCTTATTTATAGCAAAAAAATATCTAAGGTTGACAGAGATAGGATATATCAGATTATGAAGACTTTGGGTCTTGATGGATTCGATGAGCATTATCCGAATCAATTGTCCGGAGGACAACAACAGCGTGTAGCTATTGCACGCGCTATTATCAATAATCCGACCTTACTCCTTGCTGATGAGCCTACCGGCAATCTTGATAGCGCTACAAGCATGGACGTTATGAGGGTTCTCCAGGATCTCAACCAAAAATGGGGCATTACTATTATCCTGGTCACTCATGAAAACGATATTGCAGGCTATGCCCGCAGGATTATTGTTCTCAAAGATGGTAAAGTATTGAGCGATACATCCCCACAAACCTCTGTCAGACCTGTATCTTAA
- a CDS encoding ABC transporter permease, whose translation MHSGGGARLKPCPTTLTLFFHEFAAKGSLKKPLIPMPPLLKIALRAIMRNKLRSSLTILGIVIGVGAVIAMVSIGQGAKVMVEKQLESLGTNVLIIIPISTMHTATRGTTGTITLTVNDAMAIERECSAISYVSPGLRTNTQIVYGNLNWTTSVLGIGPDYQLIRNWSMESGRFITQQEVNTMAKVCILGKTVVDNLFGALDPVDKSVRVNNIPFKVVGVLSAKGSLLWGRIRMMSYYCPTRLFKEKLWG comes from the coding sequence ATGCATTCTGGCGGGGGAGCAAGGCTAAAGCCTTGCCCTACTACGTTGACATTGTTTTTTCATGAGTTTGCTGCTAAAGGCAGCCTAAAGAAGCCTCTTATACCCATGCCACCGCTTTTGAAAATAGCGTTACGCGCAATTATGAGGAATAAATTACGTTCCTCCTTGACGATACTTGGCATCGTTATAGGTGTGGGAGCTGTAATCGCTATGGTTAGTATTGGTCAGGGGGCAAAGGTTATGGTTGAAAAACAACTCGAGAGCCTTGGTACAAATGTACTCATTATTATTCCTATTAGTACGATGCATACTGCTACCAGAGGTACTACGGGAACCATTACCTTAACTGTTAATGATGCTATGGCTATAGAGCGGGAATGCAGCGCAATAAGTTATGTTTCTCCGGGTCTCAGGACAAATACACAGATTGTTTATGGTAACTTAAACTGGACGACCTCTGTATTAGGGATAGGGCCTGATTATCAACTGATAAGGAATTGGTCTATGGAATCTGGAAGATTTATTACCCAGCAGGAAGTAAATACTATGGCAAAGGTTTGTATCCTGGGGAAAACGGTTGTAGATAACCTTTTCGGGGCGTTAGATCCTGTTGATAAATCAGTTCGGGTGAATAATATACCCTTTAAGGTCGTTGGAGTCTTAAGTGCTAAGGGGAGTCTGCTATGGGGCAGGATCAGGATGATGTCGTATTATTGCCCTACACGACTCTTCAAAGAAAAATTATGGGGGTGA
- a CDS encoding FtsX-like permease family protein, whose translation MGVTHIGVVYASTITTEARFEAIDQITTLLRQRHRLRPNEENDFNVISQVEFASTIMETSRTMTMLLGSIASVSLIVGGIGIMNIMLVSTTERTREIGIRMAVGAKEKDILFQFLIEATVLSSIGGIIGVIFGIVLSKLVSYFGGWPSLLSPISIAIAFLFSNMVGIFFGYYPARKASRLNLIDALRYE comes from the coding sequence ATGGGGGTGACTCATATTGGTGTAGTCTATGCCTCTACGATTACCACAGAGGCGCGATTTGAGGCGATTGACCAGATTACTACCTTATTAAGACAGCGCCATCGTTTGAGGCCAAACGAAGAAAACGATTTCAACGTTATCAGCCAGGTAGAATTTGCTTCGACCATTATGGAGACGAGCCGTACTATGACGATGCTTCTGGGGAGTATTGCATCGGTATCTCTGATTGTTGGGGGTATCGGCATCATGAATATTATGTTGGTTTCTACAACTGAGAGGACACGGGAGATTGGTATCAGGATGGCAGTTGGCGCTAAAGAGAAGGATATCCTCTTCCAGTTTCTCATAGAGGCCACGGTTCTTAGTTCTATTGGCGGGATAATCGGGGTTATTTTCGGTATTGTATTATCAAAATTGGTTTCCTATTTCGGGGGCTGGCCTTCATTACTTTCCCCAATTTCTATTGCTATTGCCTTTCTTTTCTCGAATATGGTTGGTATTTTCTTTGGTTATTATCCGGCACGAAAGGCATCTCGCCTGAACCTGATTGATGCGCTCCGATATGAATAG
- a CDS encoding ABC transporter ATP-binding protein/permease, with protein sequence MNRTNPRNTYIRLLGYLKPYWHKSVIVLILSAVGAYIAVLPTQILGIAVDEIKIADNYVQTHRSDETPRNDKSYSHEQKNPIPLSKPMTAISSYIHERWFENYNQTLVTLVFLAMSFIILHTFGGAVTLIHGFITSELGQRLIYDLRNELYNHIQRLPLSYFENNKTGDIMSRIMNDVNSLEQAIVGPVITFITDMFKFGWILYFCLKLDWMLTVIALFVCPFISLCTYNFGKRIRKVFRSLRDKTGELNALIQDNISGIRVIAGFAKESDEMKRFQKKNYENYALYVRILKLVSTLRPVVDLMTETGAMVVICLGGYKVLQGQLSAGTFVIFFPYLQMMYGPITGLTRFYNQVQRAIASTERVFEVLDTPSDLKVAPDAVDLPPVLGVVEFKRVHFMYNNDMEVLTNINIKALPGQMIALVGPSGSGKTTLTKLIPRFYDPTQGDIFIDGYNIKDVKPHSLRKQMAMVLQEPFLFNDTVKANIGYARSDASDKEIEEAARAANAHDFIVELPKGYDSVIGERGVKLSGGQKQRIAIACAILANPRILILDEATSSVDTETEQLIQHAIYRLVKDRTTFVIAHRLSTILHADLIVVLEKGQIVEMGLHHELLANGGLYKKLFEMQFDTQEKIKPEISGGETGKAGITVSSEPILDLNVSSQSSKWS encoded by the coding sequence ATGAATAGAACAAATCCAAGAAATACCTATATAAGACTTTTAGGTTATCTAAAACCGTACTGGCATAAGTCTGTCATTGTTTTAATCCTTTCAGCAGTTGGTGCATATATCGCAGTCTTGCCTACTCAGATATTAGGTATTGCAGTAGATGAAATTAAGATAGCTGATAACTACGTTCAAACCCATCGTTCTGATGAAACGCCCCGGAATGATAAATCGTATTCTCATGAACAAAAGAACCCTATTCCACTCTCTAAGCCCATGACCGCCATTTCTTCTTATATCCATGAACGATGGTTTGAAAACTATAACCAAACCCTTGTCACGCTGGTCTTTCTTGCCATGAGTTTTATCATTCTGCATACCTTTGGAGGGGCTGTTACCCTTATTCATGGCTTCATTACCTCTGAATTGGGGCAGAGGCTCATTTATGATTTGCGGAATGAGCTTTACAATCATATCCAGAGGCTTCCTCTCAGTTACTTTGAAAATAATAAGACAGGCGATATTATGAGCCGTATCATGAATGATGTCAATTCGCTCGAACAGGCAATTGTAGGCCCCGTTATTACCTTCATTACCGATATGTTCAAATTTGGCTGGATTCTCTATTTTTGCTTAAAACTTGACTGGATGCTTACCGTCATCGCCTTATTCGTATGTCCATTTATCTCCCTCTGTACCTATAACTTTGGGAAAAGGATCAGAAAAGTCTTCCGTTCCTTAAGGGATAAAACAGGCGAGCTTAACGCCCTGATTCAGGATAATATCTCGGGTATTCGTGTCATTGCAGGGTTTGCAAAGGAGTCCGATGAGATGAAACGATTCCAGAAAAAGAATTATGAGAACTATGCCCTCTACGTTCGGATCCTGAAACTTGTATCTACCCTGCGGCCTGTGGTTGACCTGATGACCGAAACCGGGGCCATGGTAGTTATCTGCCTGGGCGGATATAAGGTATTGCAAGGACAACTTTCTGCCGGTACCTTTGTTATATTTTTTCCGTATCTTCAGATGATGTACGGTCCCATTACGGGTCTTACGCGTTTCTACAATCAGGTACAGCGTGCCATTGCATCTACCGAGCGTGTTTTTGAGGTTTTAGATACACCCAGTGACCTGAAGGTTGCTCCTGATGCCGTTGACTTACCCCCTGTCCTCGGAGTTGTAGAATTTAAGCGTGTCCATTTTATGTATAACAACGATATGGAAGTTCTGACAAACATAAATATAAAAGCGCTTCCCGGGCAGATGATTGCCCTTGTAGGCCCTAGTGGTAGCGGTAAAACTACCCTTACAAAGCTTATTCCCCGGTTTTATGATCCTACACAGGGGGATATCTTTATTGATGGTTATAATATCAAGGATGTTAAACCTCATTCCTTACGGAAACAGATGGCTATGGTGCTTCAGGAACCATTTCTCTTTAATGATACGGTAAAGGCAAATATTGGATATGCCCGTTCTGATGCTTCAGACAAAGAAATTGAAGAAGCCGCCCGTGCCGCTAATGCACATGATTTCATTGTGGAATTGCCAAAGGGATATGATTCAGTAATTGGAGAACGTGGAGTAAAACTTTCCGGAGGACAGAAACAACGTATTGCTATTGCCTGTGCTATCCTTGCTAATCCGCGTATACTTATTCTGGACGAGGCTACCTCATCTGTAGATACCGAGACAGAGCAGCTCATTCAGCATGCTATCTATCGTCTGGTTAAGGACCGCACTACTTTTGTCATTGCACACCGGTTGTCGACGATATTGCATGCAGACTTAATTGTTGTTTTGGAGAAGGGTCAGATTGTAGAAATGGGGCTTCATCATGAGCTTCTTGCAAACGGCGGACTCTATAAAAAACTGTTTGAGATGCAATTTGACACACAAGAAAAGATAAAACCGGAAATTTCCGGGGGAGAGACAGGGAAAGCAGGCATAACCGTTTCATCAGAGCCTATCCTCGATTTGAATGTATCATCACAGTCTTCAAAATGGTCATAG
- a CDS encoding efflux RND transporter periplasmic adaptor subunit: protein MKKTIPILICVSLMLVSGCIKSEKQAEQSKEQAVPVLVSTVIQKDVPIVLHSIGTVEAYSTVSVVSQVEGMLTRVYFKEGQYVKKGQLLFTIDPRPYEVALKKAQADLEKNITQAKNAEAQYYRYTELIKAGIVTKEEYDQANTNAEALKSIVNADKASLEIVKLQLNYCFIRSPINGRTGALMVDQGNIVKANEEPALVIINQVSPIYVSFSIPEQELHRVKSYMDSGELGVKAVIPGDENHPVAGSIAFIDNEVDRTTGTIRLKAVFTNKDHRLWPGQFVNIMVNLAIQPNAVVVPSQAVQTGQHGQYVFVVGPDLIGEYRPVVTGKIFGGESVVEKGLQPGERVVVDGQLRLTSGTKVEVKSGLKEDG, encoded by the coding sequence ATGAAAAAAACGATACCTATCCTTATCTGTGTCAGCCTTATGCTGGTTTCAGGATGTATAAAATCAGAAAAACAGGCTGAGCAATCAAAAGAGCAGGCCGTACCAGTACTTGTTTCCACGGTTATTCAAAAAGATGTTCCCATCGTATTGCATAGCATCGGAACGGTAGAGGCATATTCGACGGTATCGGTTGTCTCGCAGGTTGAAGGTATGTTGACGCGGGTCTATTTCAAGGAGGGCCAGTATGTAAAAAAAGGACAGCTTCTCTTTACGATTGATCCCCGGCCATACGAAGTTGCGCTGAAGAAGGCTCAGGCTGACCTGGAAAAAAATATTACCCAGGCAAAAAATGCCGAAGCGCAGTACTACCGCTATACAGAATTAATAAAAGCAGGAATCGTTACGAAGGAAGAATATGATCAGGCGAATACCAATGCTGAGGCCCTTAAGTCTATTGTTAATGCGGATAAGGCATCTTTAGAAATTGTGAAACTTCAGCTTAACTATTGTTTCATTCGTTCGCCTATCAATGGGCGTACCGGCGCTCTTATGGTGGATCAAGGCAATATTGTCAAGGCAAATGAAGAACCTGCGCTGGTAATTATCAATCAGGTTAGCCCTATCTATGTGTCTTTTTCCATCCCGGAACAAGAGCTTCATAGGGTTAAGAGCTATATGGATTCCGGAGAGCTTGGTGTAAAAGCCGTTATTCCGGGTGATGAAAACCATCCTGTAGCAGGTAGTATTGCTTTTATAGACAATGAGGTTGATAGAACTACAGGTACCATACGGCTCAAGGCAGTTTTTACCAATAAAGATCATCGGCTTTGGCCTGGTCAGTTTGTGAATATCATGGTAAATCTTGCTATACAACCGAATGCCGTTGTGGTTCCATCGCAGGCAGTTCAAACAGGGCAGCATGGTCAGTATGTCTTTGTCGTGGGACCTGATTTGATAGGAGAATACCGCCCTGTCGTTACGGGCAAGATATTTGGAGGAGAAAGTGTTGTTGAGAAAGGGCTTCAGCCAGGAGAAAGAGTTGTGGTAGATGGTCAACTCCGGCTTACTTCAGGAACTAAAGTTGAGGTAAAGAGTGGGTTAAAAGAGGATGGGTAA
- a CDS encoding efflux RND transporter permease subunit codes for MNIIEPFIRRPVMTTLVMIAVLLFGVAGYRFLPVNDLPNVDFPTILVSASLPGASPETMASSVATPLERQFSTIAGLDSMSSSNSLGSTQITLQFNLNRDIDAAALDVQSAITAASGNLPREMLTPPSYKKVNPADLPILYLSLSSSTLLLSAVNEYAETFMAQRISMIDGVAQVLVYGSQKYAVRIQLDPTALATRGIGIDEVEHAIRQGNVNLPTGTLYGTHQAFTVQATGQLTNAAAYRSLIVAYRNGSPVRLQELGRVIDSVQIDKVANWYNSTRAIVLAIQRQPGTNTVEVVDNIRKLMSSFRAQLPASISLDILFDRSIIIRESVEDVKFTLLLTICLVVMVIFLFLRNISATVIPSLAVPLSIIGTFAVMYLLDYSLNNLSLMALTLSVGFVVDDAIVMLENIVRHREMGKGMFQAALHGSKEIGFTIVSMTISLAAVFIPVFFMGGIIGRLLHEFAVTISMAILISGFVSLSLTPMLCSRFLRSSDSTKHGRLYAIFERFFDSMLSVYQGSLQWVLKHHLATMLFSVLILFLTLYLFRVIPKGFIPSEDRDQIVITTEASQDISFDAMVEHQQAVARVFQNDPNVVSYTSNVTTSNQGRIFLRLKPRSQRRFSVDELIQEFRSKLAKIPGIMVFMQNPPPIRIGGQLTKSLYQFTLQCPDTKELFHYASLLENKMQALPELQDVTSDLQIKSRQVGIEIDRDKASTLGITAEQIEKALYNAYSSRQISTIYTPNNQYWVIMELEPHYQKDPSALSMLYIRSVNGQLVPLSAIVKFTESVGPLTINHFGQLPSVTISFNLRPGIALSDAVDVVGKTARNFLPDTISTSFQGTAQEFEASLKGLGILLIMSILVIYIVLGILYESFIHPLTILSGLPSAGVGALLTILIFREDLNIYTFVGIIMLVGIVKKNAIMMIDFALDAQRNEGKNAADAIYDGCIVRFRPIMMTTLAALMGALPIAFGFGAGAESRRPLGLAVVGGLLFSQIVTLYITPVYYIYLESLKDKIGRWIRSGTVTKNITCDTAQGCDMTKVRHDTL; via the coding sequence ATGAATATCATTGAGCCTTTTATACGGCGTCCGGTCATGACAACCCTTGTCATGATTGCTGTTTTGCTTTTTGGTGTTGCAGGATATCGGTTTCTTCCGGTAAATGATTTACCCAATGTGGATTTTCCGACCATCCTGGTAAGCGCCAGTCTTCCCGGTGCAAGTCCGGAAACCATGGCTTCCTCTGTTGCAACTCCCTTGGAAAGGCAATTTTCTACCATTGCCGGATTGGATTCTATGAGCTCGTCCAATTCTTTAGGCAGCACACAAATTACCTTACAATTTAATTTAAACCGGGATATTGATGCGGCAGCGCTGGATGTTCAGTCTGCGATTACAGCGGCATCAGGTAATCTCCCCCGTGAGATGTTAACCCCTCCTTCTTATAAGAAGGTAAATCCTGCCGATTTGCCTATTCTTTACCTGTCTCTGAGTTCATCCACACTCCTTCTCTCTGCAGTGAACGAATATGCAGAAACTTTCATGGCGCAGCGTATTTCCATGATTGATGGGGTAGCTCAGGTTCTCGTCTACGGCTCGCAGAAATATGCTGTCCGAATTCAACTTGACCCGACAGCCCTTGCTACACGGGGTATCGGAATAGATGAGGTAGAGCATGCTATCCGGCAGGGTAATGTTAATCTTCCCACAGGAACACTCTATGGAACTCATCAGGCGTTTACGGTGCAGGCAACTGGCCAGCTTACCAATGCCGCCGCTTACCGGTCTCTCATCGTGGCCTATCGTAATGGATCTCCCGTGCGTCTTCAGGAACTGGGAAGGGTCATTGATAGTGTCCAGATTGATAAAGTGGCAAACTGGTATAACAGTACTCGTGCTATTGTTTTGGCTATACAACGGCAGCCAGGTACCAATACGGTGGAAGTTGTGGATAACATCCGGAAGCTTATGTCCAGCTTTCGTGCACAATTGCCGGCTTCGATTAGCCTTGATATTCTCTTCGACCGGTCCATTATCATTCGTGAATCCGTCGAAGATGTTAAGTTTACTTTGCTCCTGACTATCTGTCTCGTGGTAATGGTAATATTTCTTTTTCTCCGTAACATCTCTGCGACAGTTATTCCTAGTTTAGCAGTGCCTTTGTCAATTATTGGTACCTTTGCTGTCATGTACCTTTTGGACTATAGTCTGAATAATCTCTCTCTTATGGCGTTGACTCTCTCGGTAGGGTTTGTAGTGGATGATGCTATCGTCATGCTGGAAAATATTGTCCGTCACAGAGAAATGGGAAAAGGGATGTTTCAGGCAGCCCTTCATGGATCCAAAGAAATCGGTTTTACTATTGTATCTATGACAATCTCTCTTGCAGCCGTTTTTATTCCGGTTTTTTTTATGGGAGGAATTATTGGCCGGTTGCTTCATGAATTTGCAGTGACTATCAGTATGGCAATCCTGATTTCCGGTTTTGTCTCTTTAAGCCTTACCCCTATGCTTTGCAGTCGGTTCTTGCGTTCATCTGATTCGACGAAACATGGCCGCTTGTATGCTATATTTGAACGTTTTTTTGATAGTATGCTTTCTGTGTATCAAGGGAGTCTTCAATGGGTTTTAAAACATCACTTAGCCACCATGCTATTCTCTGTTCTTATTCTTTTCCTTACCCTGTATCTTTTTCGCGTAATTCCCAAAGGATTTATTCCCAGTGAGGATAGAGACCAGATTGTCATAACGACAGAAGCGTCGCAGGATATTTCCTTCGATGCCATGGTAGAACATCAGCAAGCGGTAGCCAGGGTTTTTCAAAACGATCCGAATGTCGTTTCTTACACGTCAAATGTCACAACAAGTAACCAGGGGCGTATTTTTCTGCGTCTGAAGCCGCGCTCCCAGCGCCGTTTCAGTGTTGATGAACTTATCCAGGAATTTCGGTCTAAACTGGCAAAAATTCCTGGCATTATGGTCTTCATGCAAAATCCTCCCCCCATCCGGATTGGAGGGCAGTTAACGAAGAGTCTCTATCAATTTACCCTGCAGTGCCCGGATACAAAAGAATTATTTCACTATGCCTCCTTACTTGAAAATAAAATGCAGGCATTACCTGAACTTCAGGATGTAACGAGTGACCTGCAGATCAAAAGTCGCCAGGTAGGTATTGAGATTGACCGTGATAAGGCTTCAACTCTTGGTATCACAGCGGAGCAGATTGAAAAGGCCCTTTACAATGCTTACAGTTCCCGGCAGATTTCAACTATCTATACGCCGAACAATCAATATTGGGTTATTATGGAACTTGAGCCACACTATCAGAAGGATCCATCAGCACTTTCCATGCTGTATATCCGTTCAGTCAATGGACAATTGGTACCTTTGAGTGCAATAGTGAAATTCACAGAAAGTGTTGGACCTTTAACGATAAATCACTTTGGCCAATTGCCCTCCGTTACTATTTCTTTTAATTTGAGACCCGGTATAGCTTTGAGTGACGCTGTGGATGTTGTGGGGAAAACTGCACGTAATTTCCTTCCCGATACTATCAGTACCAGTTTTCAAGGTACTGCCCAGGAATTCGAGGCATCATTAAAAGGTTTGGGCATATTGCTCATTATGTCTATTCTGGTTATTTACATAGTATTGGGTATCCTCTATGAGAGTTTTATTCATCCATTGACTATCCTATCGGGTCTTCCTTCCGCAGGTGTTGGAGCGTTATTGACCATTTTGATTTTCCGTGAGGATTTAAATATCTACACGTTTGTAGGAATTATTATGCTGGTAGGCATCGTCAAAAAAAATGCCATTATGATGATTGATTTTGCCCTGGATGCACAGAGAAATGAGGGGAAAAATGCCGCCGATGCTATCTACGATGGTTGCATCGTCCGTTTCCGACCCATTATGATGACAACCCTGGCAGCCCTGATGGGTGCATTGCCTATTGCATTCGGTTTTGGCGCAGGAGCTGAATCACGCCGCCCGTTAGGTCTGGCCGTAGTCGGTGGCTTGTTATTTTCTCAAATTGTGACACTGTACATAACCCCGGTTTACTATATTTATCTGGAATCTTTGAAAGACAAGATAGGGAGATGGATACGATCCGGTACAGTAACGAAAAATATAACCTGTGACACGGCACAGGGGTGTGATATGACAAAGGTGAGACATGATACATTATAA
- a CDS encoding VOC family protein, which yields MIYAVDHINLVVSDLERSVQFYTKLLGFEEIRRAHLEGDWIESIVGLKNIHADVVYVVAPAGEPRLELLCYTSPQGEILSINSLANTIGLRHIAFRVENIHTVARHLKEAGIKVISEPVAVPTSTVTHDAGHKILCYFLDPDGILLELAEYQ from the coding sequence ATGATTTATGCCGTTGACCACATCAACCTGGTAGTTTCCGATCTGGAACGATCTGTTCAATTTTATACGAAACTATTGGGGTTTGAAGAAATTCGGAGAGCTCATCTTGAAGGAGACTGGATTGAGTCTATCGTAGGCCTTAAAAACATCCACGCCGATGTAGTCTATGTGGTAGCACCTGCCGGAGAACCACGTTTGGAATTACTTTGCTATACATCACCTCAGGGTGAGATACTTTCAATAAATTCCCTTGCAAACACTATTGGCTTAAGGCATATCGCCTTTAGAGTAGAGAATATCCATACAGTAGCAAGGCATTTAAAAGAAGCAGGAATCAAAGTCATCAGTGAGCCTGTCGCAGTACCAACAAGTACTGTAACTCATGATGCAGGGCATAAAATACTTTGTTACTTTCTCGATCCGGATGGAATATTGTTGGAACTAGCAGAATATCAATAA